The following proteins come from a genomic window of Sardina pilchardus chromosome 1, fSarPil1.1, whole genome shotgun sequence:
- the LOC134079369 gene encoding LOW QUALITY PROTEIN: zinc finger protein 665-like (The sequence of the model RefSeq protein was modified relative to this genomic sequence to represent the inferred CDS: substituted 1 base at 1 genomic stop codon) produces the protein MITEIMFQELAFEISLSILHTVHSGDKLHECSQCGKAFINKYTLKKHQRIHTGEKPHQCLLCGKAFKRKGNLTLHQRIHTGEKPHQCSHCGKAFTRKGHLKTHQRIHSGEKPHQCSQCGKAFALKGDLTVHQRIHTGEKPHQCTQCGMTFTRKGHLKRHQRIHSGEKPHQCLLCGKAFTRKGELKLHQRIHTGEKPHQCTQCGKAFAWKGHLTLHQRIHTGEKPHQCSHCGKAFTRKGHLKTHQRIHSGEKPHQCSQCGKAFTQKGYLNIHQRIHTGEKPHQCSQCGKAFALKGHLTLHQRIHTGEKPHQCSHCGKAFTRKGYLKTHQRIHSGEKTHQCSQCGKAFMWKSALKKHQIIHSXEKPHQCSQCGMTFSCNASLKVHQRIHT, from the exons ATGATCACAGAGATTATGTTCCAAGAG ttgGCTTTTGAGATTTCTCTTTCCATCCTCCACACTGTGC ATTCTGGAGACAAGCTACATgaatgttctcagtgtggaaaagcctttatCAACAAGTACACTCTTAAgaaacatcagaggatccatactggagaaaagccacatcagtgtttgctgtgtgggaAGGCTTTTAAACGGAAGGGTAATCTCACgctacatcagaggatccatactggagaaaagccacatcaatgTTCCCattgtggaaaggcctttacacggAAGGGTCATCTCAAgacacatcagaggatccattctggagaaaagccacatcagtgttctcagtgtggaaaggcctttgcaTTGAAGGGTGATCTCACGgttcatcagaggatccatactggagaaaagccacatcaatgTACTCAGTGTGGAATGACCTTTACACGGAAGGGTCATCTCAAGcgacatcagaggatccattctggagaaaagccacatcagtgtttgctgtgtgggaAGGCTTTTACACGGAAGGGTGAACTCAAgctacatcagaggatccatactggagaaaagccacatcaatgtactcagtgtggaaaggcctttgcaTGGAAGGGTCATCTCACgctacatcagaggatccatactggagaaaagccacatcaatgTTCCCattgtggaaaggcctttacacggAAGGGTCATCTCAAgacacatcagaggatccattctggagaaaagccacatcagtgttcgcagtgtggaaaggcctttacacaaaagggTTATCTCAAcatacatcagaggatccatactggagaaaagccacatcagtgttctcagtgtggaaaggcctttgcaTTGAAGGGTCATCTCACgctacatcagaggatccatactggagaaaagccacatcaatgTTCCCattgtggaaaggcctttacacggAAGGGTTATCTCAAgacacatcagaggatccattctggagaaaaaacacatcagtgttcgcagtgtggaaaggccttcatGTGGAAGAGTGCActcaagaaacatcagattATCCACTCttgagaaaagccacatcagtgttctcagtgtggaatgaCCTTTAGTTGCAACGCCAGCCTCAAGGTACACCAGAGGATTCATACTTGA